A window of Halobacillus naozhouensis genomic DNA:
AATTCTGCACCAGGATTTAATACAGCAATGACATTTCCAGCGTTATCCGTTCTTATTTCATCGGCATGTTTATTTATTTCTTTCATCCATGATTTCTGAATTTCCATCTCCATACTTGACGGAGAAGGGGTCTGTAACATTTTTAGTAAAAAATTTGTTTGTTTTTTTTCCAAGAAACTAAACCTCCTTAAATAGTTCACTCTGTTGAAAATTATACCATTCATCATGATTTATTTAAAAACTGCATAATTAATCAACATTTCGGGAAAATGAAGAGCTGTATGCATAGAAAAGGAGAGAGTTTGAAATGAATTTACATGAATGGTTTCATAAAGGGGTAACACCTGACACTTATATCGAAGCGATGGAACAGCATAAAGAAAACTTACTCAGTATCTATGATCAGTTCATGGTTCCTGAGGAGGATCTGTCATTTTTCAACCCGTTAAGGTCCGAGCAGCTCCGAGCCATTGTCATTACCGAAGACTGGTGTGGAGATGCCATGCTTAATGTACCGATTTATTTACGTATCGCAGAGGCAGGTGGAATTGAGACCCGTTTCCTGAAACGCGATGAAAACCTTGAACTGATGGACCAATACCTGACAAATGGAAAATCCCGTTCGATTCCGAAAATTATCGTCATAAATAAAAACGGGGGCGAAATATTTAATTGGGGGCCACGTGCTCCGAAATTACAGGCGTTTATCGATAAGTCGTTAGCCAGTCTTCCTCCAAATGATGCAGGTGACTTTAAAGAAAAACAACAAGAGATGTTTCAGTTTGTATCAAAGGCTTACCGTGACAACAAAGAGTTTCACTCATTTGTGTATCAGGATATAAAAAAGCATTTGCTAAATAATGACTAAGCATGCCGTTCTTATGACGGCATGCTTCCCTTATGTTTGAATCCTTTCCCTGGGAGCCATACTAGTAGATAAAAAAGGGGATTTATGGGTATGCAGCAATGGATTCGCGATTATTTTCAACTTCCTCTCTTTATCCGCCTGCTATCGGTGATATTTATTACAATGATCATTTTTGGTACTATGATCCATCTGATAGAACCAAACAGCTTCCCAACGATTTTTGACGGGATTTGGTGGGCATTTGTAACAGGGGCTACAGTCGGCTATGGTGATTACGTACCACTGACTGTACCAGGTAAACTTATAGCAATGTTATTAATTTTTTCAGGTGGAGGACTTCTCACTTTTTATATGGTGACCTTAGCCTCTACAACTGTTGAACATGAGCGGGCCCTTTCGAAAGGCCAAGTACGTTATAAAGGAGAGTCTCATATCATTTTAATCGGCTGGAATGAACGGACAAGACAGCTGATCAATATGATGAGAAAAGATGACATCGATGATAGTATTGTTTTAATTGACGAGACGAATAATCAAATGTATCAAAAACTGTCAAATGTCCATTTCATCAAAGGGGACGCCACAAACGAAGAAACACTTGAGAAAGCAAACGTATGTAAAGCTAGAATGGCCGTTGTTACATCCAACCCTTCAAAGAAAGAACATCAATCCGATCAAGCTGTCATCCACCAGCTTGTCGCTTTAAAAGGGCATCACCCTAATTTATTTATCATTGCAGAAGTATTGACAGAACGTCAAAAAGTTAATGCTGAAAGAGCTGGAGCCAATACGGTAATTCGCTCAAATGATTTCATGAGCAGTTTATTTTACCATGAGCTTTACCGAAAAGACCCCCTTCAGCCCTTTCAACTTTTTTTAAATTTATTAACCAATCGTCAATTTCATGAAGAAAAAGTGTCTTCTTCCTTAGCCGGACAGCCAATGATTCAGATCATCGAACATTATTTAAAACAAAGCTCACAAATAATTGGTATACGAAATGGGAAGAATTTCTCCTTCGATTTCGATGCGAATACAACTTTAACTGAGGAGGATTACTTAATTTTATTTACCCCGTTCAACGAGTAATACTTGCTCACATTGTTGGACCAATTCTTTACCTGTTTGGATAAATTCCTCTGGAAAATCCGCATCCTTGTCCCGTGGGGTTTGAAACTGATCAAATGCTGCCCGGAAGTTCCCTTCTTGCACATGATCATCAATACCATCTTGGTAAGCATGAGAAAGAAGGTACGGTTGGTTAACTTTTACAGTCGCAGGGGCTGTTGGCGAATCTAGTGTCCCTTCGACAACAGAAAAGGGGATCCTAAGAAATTGATAGCCACCCTGCTCCGCAATTTTATAGTCAAAATAGCCGTGTTCATAATCCCAATTATCCGAAAAGGAAAATCCAATAGGTTGAAGCTTTTGTTCAAGCTCGTGTAAATCGAATAACTCACCTGTCAGTTGAGACGACAAATTAATCACACACATTCCCTCCTTTTCATCTTATCGTACCCAAATAAAACCACCTCAGGTCATCCATTTTCTGGATGACCTGAGGTGGTAATTTATGGTCTTTTATAGGCGTTTTTCTAGATCTTGCTTTTGTTGTTCGAATCCTGGCTTTCCGAGAAGTGCGAACATATTTTTCTTATATGCTTCAACACCGGGCTGATCAAATGGGTTCACACCAAGAATATATCCGCTGATCGCACACGCTTTTTCAAAGAAATAAGCAAGATAGCCAAATGTAAATGCATCTCGCTTTGGTATATGCACAATAAGATTCGGCACTTGACCATCCGTGTGAGCAAGCATCGTACCCTGGTACGCTTTCTCATTCACTTCATCAACTGTCTTTCCAGCTAAATAATTCAGGCCATCTAAGTTTTGCTCATCTTCTTCTATCGTATAATCTGATGTCGGCTCTTCC
This region includes:
- a CDS encoding thioredoxin family protein, with translation MNLHEWFHKGVTPDTYIEAMEQHKENLLSIYDQFMVPEEDLSFFNPLRSEQLRAIVITEDWCGDAMLNVPIYLRIAEAGGIETRFLKRDENLELMDQYLTNGKSRSIPKIIVINKNGGEIFNWGPRAPKLQAFIDKSLASLPPNDAGDFKEKQQEMFQFVSKAYRDNKEFHSFVYQDIKKHLLNND
- a CDS encoding potassium channel family protein; amino-acid sequence: MQQWIRDYFQLPLFIRLLSVIFITMIIFGTMIHLIEPNSFPTIFDGIWWAFVTGATVGYGDYVPLTVPGKLIAMLLIFSGGGLLTFYMVTLASTTVEHERALSKGQVRYKGESHIILIGWNERTRQLINMMRKDDIDDSIVLIDETNNQMYQKLSNVHFIKGDATNEETLEKANVCKARMAVVTSNPSKKEHQSDQAVIHQLVALKGHHPNLFIIAEVLTERQKVNAERAGANTVIRSNDFMSSLFYHELYRKDPLQPFQLFLNLLTNRQFHEEKVSSSLAGQPMIQIIEHYLKQSSQIIGIRNGKNFSFDFDANTTLTEEDYLILFTPFNE
- a CDS encoding YugN-like family protein, translated to MCVINLSSQLTGELFDLHELEQKLQPIGFSFSDNWDYEHGYFDYKIAEQGGYQFLRIPFSVVEGTLDSPTAPATVKVNQPYLLSHAYQDGIDDHVQEGNFRAAFDQFQTPRDKDADFPEEFIQTGKELVQQCEQVLLVERGK